A window of Halobellus sp. LT62 contains these coding sequences:
- the nuoL gene encoding NADH-quinone oxidoreductase subunit L, with protein MAGILDFAPAIVLLPFVSFLVALSVGDRLPKGGAYAGIAATAGSLLLSIATVLTVAGGQTYDATIYTWAEGLDAVDLTFGVLIDPLSAMMLLIVTLIAFLVHVFSLGYMNDEGETGLPRYYAGLGLFTASMLGFVVADNLLMAFMFFELVGLCSYLLIGFHFREPGPPSAAKKAFLVTRFGDYFFLVGVVAVFATFGTAAFAGSESFPALAEAALNGEASVTTFGFDPQTWFTIVGLLVLGGVIGKSAQFPLHTWLPDAMEGPTPVSALIHAATMVAAGVYLVARMYGFYAISPTALAIIAFIGGFTALFAATMGLVKREIKQVLAYSTISQYGYMMLALGGGGYVAATFHLMTHAFFKALLFLGAGSVIIAMHHNENMWDMGGLKDKMPVTYYTFLAGSLALAGIFPFAGFWSKDEVLYETLIHGLGGNPLLLGAYAMGLLAVFFTGFYTFRMVFLTFHGNPRSQTARDPHSVRWNVKGPLVVLGILATVAGVVNMVPIEKLLGIAGIDFLHQWLDGGFEGLTAHHYADLIPYSSSYIGSEATTVAVGAAVSLGLALAGSGLAYLLYNVPEPIRHTDRLGRIKALLYNNYYQDEYQVWLANGVTRPVARAANKFDGGVVDGVVNGVSSVSLFTGGRVRRIQTGVVSNYAALLTLGLTALLLAFGVLGGWFV; from the coding sequence ATGGCAGGAATACTCGACTTCGCACCCGCGATCGTGTTGTTGCCGTTCGTCTCGTTCCTCGTCGCTCTCTCGGTGGGTGACCGCCTGCCGAAAGGCGGTGCCTACGCGGGCATCGCCGCGACGGCGGGATCGCTGCTCCTGTCGATCGCGACGGTGCTCACCGTGGCCGGGGGACAGACGTACGATGCGACCATTTACACGTGGGCGGAGGGCCTCGACGCGGTCGATCTGACGTTCGGCGTCCTGATCGATCCGCTGTCGGCGATGATGCTGCTCATCGTGACGCTCATCGCGTTCCTCGTCCACGTCTTCAGTCTCGGCTATATGAACGACGAGGGCGAGACCGGTCTCCCGCGGTACTACGCCGGGCTCGGTCTGTTCACGGCGTCGATGCTCGGTTTCGTCGTCGCTGACAACCTCCTGATGGCGTTCATGTTCTTCGAGCTGGTCGGGCTGTGCTCGTACCTGCTCATCGGCTTCCACTTCCGGGAGCCGGGGCCGCCGAGCGCCGCGAAGAAGGCGTTCCTCGTCACTCGCTTCGGTGACTACTTCTTCCTCGTCGGCGTCGTCGCCGTCTTCGCGACGTTCGGCACGGCGGCGTTCGCCGGCTCGGAGTCGTTCCCCGCGCTCGCGGAGGCCGCACTCAACGGTGAGGCGAGCGTGACTACGTTCGGCTTCGACCCGCAGACGTGGTTCACGATCGTCGGCCTGCTCGTGCTCGGCGGCGTGATCGGCAAGTCCGCGCAGTTCCCGCTGCACACGTGGCTGCCGGACGCGATGGAGGGCCCGACGCCGGTCTCTGCGCTCATCCACGCCGCGACGATGGTCGCCGCCGGGGTCTACCTCGTCGCGCGGATGTACGGCTTCTACGCCATCTCGCCGACCGCGCTCGCGATCATCGCGTTCATCGGCGGCTTCACTGCGCTGTTCGCCGCGACGATGGGGCTGGTCAAGCGCGAGATCAAACAGGTGCTGGCGTACTCGACGATCTCCCAGTACGGGTATATGATGCTCGCACTCGGCGGGGGCGGCTACGTCGCCGCGACCTTCCACCTGATGACGCACGCCTTCTTCAAAGCGCTGCTCTTCCTCGGGGCCGGGTCGGTCATCATCGCGATGCACCACAACGAGAACATGTGGGACATGGGCGGGCTGAAAGACAAGATGCCCGTCACCTACTACACGTTCCTCGCGGGGTCGCTCGCGCTGGCGGGCATCTTCCCGTTCGCCGGCTTCTGGTCGAAAGACGAGGTCCTGTATGAGACGCTCATCCACGGCCTTGGCGGAAATCCGCTGCTCTTGGGCGCGTACGCGATGGGGCTGCTCGCCGTCTTCTTCACCGGGTTCTACACCTTCCGGATGGTCTTCTTAACGTTCCACGGCAACCCACGGTCACAGACCGCGCGCGACCCGCACAGCGTGCGCTGGAACGTCAAGGGACCGCTCGTGGTCCTCGGGATCCTCGCCACCGTGGCCGGCGTCGTCAATATGGTGCCGATCGAGAAGCTCCTCGGAATCGCGGGGATCGACTTCCTCCACCAGTGGCTCGACGGCGGATTCGAGGGGCTAACCGCGCACCACTACGCCGACCTCATCCCGTACAGTTCGTCGTACATCGGCTCTGAGGCGACGACAGTCGCGGTCGGAGCCGCAGTTTCTCTCGGCCTCGCGCTCGCGGGCTCCGGGCTCGCGTACCTCCTGTACAACGTCCCCGAGCCGATCCGTCACACCGATCGGCTCGGTCGCATCAAGGCCCTGCTGTACAACAACTACTACCAAGACGAATACCAGGTCTGGCTGGCGAACGGCGTCACCCGACCCGTCGCCCGCGCCGCAAACAAGTTCGACGGCGGCGTCGTCGACGGCGTCGTCAACGGCGTTTCGAGCGTTAGTCTGTTCACCGGCGGTCGCGTCCGCCGGATCCAGACGGGCGTCGTCAGTAACTACGCGGCGCTGTTGACGCTCGGACTGACGGCGCTGCTCTTGGCCTTCGGGGTTCTCGGAGGGTGGTTCGTATGA
- a CDS encoding PQQ-binding-like beta-propeller repeat protein, with protein MLASSPAVVDDTVYVGSRDGYVYALAASDGTERWRYRTDGSVSSSSMAVVDGTVYVGSSEHVYALSEE; from the coding sequence GTGCTCGCTTCGTCGCCGGCGGTAGTCGACGATACCGTCTACGTCGGGAGCAGGGACGGCTACGTCTACGCGCTGGCCGCCAGCGATGGCACCGAACGGTGGCGCTACCGGACAGACGGATCCGTGTCGTCGTCGTCGATGGCGGTAGTGGACGGCACCGTCTACGTCGGGAGTAGCGAACACGTCTACGCGCTTTCCGAGGAGTGA
- a CDS encoding complex I subunit 4 family protein, with protein sequence MIIEALIAVTFLAALVVFVAPDEYAGRLAAALSALPILGSLWMWAQYDASGNALLGGSIAFETDVVWLTLGGLDLHWFVGVDGISLPLVVLTTILTTLAIISAWTPIAERQSQFYGLMLFMEANLLGVFTALDFFAWFVFWEAVLVPMYFLIGVWGGPNRRYAAIKFFVYTNIASLVMFIGFIALVFGLGDSVSSMRLPEIAQALRAGELGGFAGLDTATLKTVAFVATFLGFAVKVPVAPLHTWLPDAHVEAPTPVSVMLAGVLLKMGTYALLRFNFTMMPDVATALVVPIAGIAVISVIYGAMLALAQEDLKRIVAYSSVSSMGYVILGLVAYTTYGVGGATFQMIAHGLISGLMFMAVGVIYNTTHTRMVGDMSGIADRMPVTAGIFVAGAFGYMGLPLMAGFAGEFFIFKGSFESTVHAGMPLFTAAAMFGIVIVAGYLLFAMQRTLFGPFSFDGEYEITNAPFHDVAPLAVLLLLTIVLGVAPDLFFGMIQDAVNPILNGGGL encoded by the coding sequence ATGATTATTGAAGCGCTCATTGCGGTCACGTTCCTCGCCGCGCTGGTCGTGTTCGTCGCTCCCGACGAGTACGCCGGTCGACTCGCGGCGGCACTCAGCGCGCTCCCGATCCTCGGGAGCCTCTGGATGTGGGCACAGTACGACGCGAGCGGGAACGCCTTACTCGGCGGTTCCATCGCGTTCGAGACGGACGTCGTCTGGCTGACGCTCGGCGGCCTCGACTTACACTGGTTCGTCGGCGTCGACGGAATTAGCCTGCCGCTGGTCGTCCTCACGACGATCCTCACGACGCTTGCGATCATCAGCGCGTGGACGCCGATCGCCGAACGGCAGTCACAGTTCTACGGGCTGATGCTCTTTATGGAGGCGAACCTCCTCGGCGTGTTCACCGCCTTGGACTTCTTCGCGTGGTTCGTCTTCTGGGAGGCCGTCCTCGTCCCGATGTACTTCCTCATCGGCGTCTGGGGCGGTCCGAACCGCCGCTACGCGGCGATCAAGTTCTTCGTGTACACGAACATCGCGTCGCTCGTGATGTTCATCGGCTTTATCGCACTCGTGTTCGGCCTCGGCGACTCGGTGTCGTCGATGCGCCTGCCCGAGATCGCCCAAGCGTTACGGGCGGGCGAACTCGGCGGCTTCGCCGGACTCGACACCGCGACACTGAAGACCGTCGCCTTCGTGGCGACGTTCCTCGGCTTCGCGGTGAAGGTGCCCGTCGCGCCGCTGCACACGTGGCTGCCCGACGCTCACGTCGAAGCGCCGACGCCGGTGTCGGTGATGCTGGCGGGCGTTCTCCTGAAGATGGGTACGTACGCGCTGCTGCGGTTCAACTTCACGATGATGCCCGACGTCGCCACCGCGCTGGTCGTCCCGATTGCGGGTATCGCCGTCATCAGCGTCATCTACGGCGCGATGTTGGCGCTCGCACAGGAGGACCTCAAGCGCATCGTCGCGTACTCCTCCGTCTCGTCGATGGGCTACGTCATCCTCGGCCTCGTCGCGTACACGACCTACGGGGTCGGCGGCGCGACGTTCCAGATGATCGCCCACGGCCTCATCTCGGGGCTGATGTTCATGGCGGTCGGCGTCATCTACAACACGACGCACACGCGGATGGTCGGCGATATGTCCGGCATCGCAGACCGGATGCCCGTCACCGCGGGCATCTTCGTCGCCGGCGCGTTCGGCTATATGGGACTGCCCCTGATGGCCGGCTTCGCGGGCGAGTTCTTCATCTTCAAGGGCTCCTTCGAGTCGACCGTCCACGCCGGAATGCCGCTGTTCACGGCGGCGGCGATGTTCGGAATCGTCATCGTCGCGGGCTATCTGCTCTTCGCGATGCAGCGGACGCTGTTCGGGCCGTTCAGTTTCGACGGCGAGTACGAGATTACGAACGCGCCGTTCCACGACGTCGCGCCGCTGGCGGTGCTGCTGCTCTTGACGATCGTGCTCGGCGTCGCGCCCGACCTGTTCTTCGGGATGATCCAAGACGCCGTTAATCCGATCCTCAACGGGGGTGGGCTGTGA
- a CDS encoding NADH-quinone oxidoreductase subunit N, with protein MFDVALQSEPVAAWTAMLPAILLGLTGLVLLGIDTLYPEETSNTLLAAVSAAGSLLAFAVAAWFLVAGTGQEHTGGAISLFGDTMVVDGMSLFFTLIFTVVTAMVAVAAYDYLADHAHRAEFYSLVLFAATGMTLMSMANSLATIFISLELASLPSYALVAFLKKNRGSVESGLKYFLIGSVSSGVMLFGISLVYATTGSLILGDVASALGEGTEMVGVLGVGVLMIAGGVAYKTASVPFHFWAPEAYEGAPAPISAFLSSASKAAGFAVGFRIFVEAFPLGAIPAGVDWVLAFQVLAVVTMTLGNFAAATQENVKRMLAYSSIGHAGYALIGLAALTAGGPNGDVLGASMAHLLVYGFMNTGAFLFIAMVEHWGVGRTFEDYNGLASVAPIAAVAMTVFMFSLAGLPPFGGFLSKYALFFSAIEAGFWWLAAVGAINSALSLFYYSRVVKAMWIESPAKDLEIESRPVGLYAAVLFAGLGTLLLLPGFGPVIETAQSVAAALF; from the coding sequence ATGTTCGACGTTGCACTCCAGTCTGAACCGGTCGCCGCGTGGACCGCGATGCTGCCGGCAATCTTGCTCGGGCTGACCGGTCTCGTCCTGCTCGGGATCGACACGCTGTATCCCGAGGAAACGTCCAATACACTGTTGGCCGCCGTCTCCGCGGCCGGGTCGCTGCTGGCCTTCGCCGTCGCGGCGTGGTTCCTCGTCGCGGGCACCGGACAGGAACACACCGGCGGTGCGATATCGCTGTTCGGCGACACGATGGTCGTCGACGGGATGAGCCTCTTTTTCACGCTCATCTTCACCGTCGTCACCGCGATGGTCGCCGTCGCGGCCTACGACTACCTCGCGGATCACGCCCATCGCGCGGAGTTCTACTCGCTTGTGCTCTTCGCGGCGACCGGGATGACGCTGATGTCGATGGCGAACTCGCTGGCGACGATCTTCATCAGCCTCGAACTCGCCTCGCTGCCCTCGTACGCGCTCGTCGCGTTCCTCAAGAAGAACCGCGGCAGCGTCGAGTCGGGGCTGAAGTACTTCCTCATCGGCTCGGTCTCATCGGGCGTGATGCTCTTCGGCATCAGCCTCGTGTACGCCACCACGGGATCGCTCATCCTCGGTGACGTCGCCAGCGCGCTCGGCGAGGGAACCGAGATGGTCGGCGTTCTCGGCGTCGGCGTGCTGATGATCGCCGGCGGCGTCGCCTACAAGACCGCCTCCGTGCCGTTCCACTTCTGGGCACCGGAGGCCTACGAGGGCGCGCCCGCCCCGATCTCGGCGTTCCTCTCGTCGGCCTCGAAGGCCGCCGGCTTCGCGGTCGGGTTCCGCATCTTCGTCGAGGCCTTCCCGCTCGGAGCGATTCCGGCGGGCGTCGACTGGGTGCTCGCCTTCCAAGTGCTTGCCGTCGTCACGATGACGCTCGGCAACTTCGCCGCGGCGACCCAAGAGAACGTCAAGCGGATGCTCGCGTACTCCTCGATCGGGCACGCGGGCTACGCCCTGATCGGTCTCGCGGCGCTGACTGCCGGTGGACCGAACGGGGACGTCCTCGGGGCGTCGATGGCGCACCTGCTCGTCTACGGCTTTATGAACACCGGCGCGTTCCTGTTCATCGCGATGGTCGAACACTGGGGCGTCGGCCGGACGTTCGAGGACTACAACGGCCTCGCGTCCGTCGCGCCCATCGCCGCCGTCGCGATGACGGTGTTTATGTTCAGCCTCGCGGGTCTGCCGCCATTCGGGGGCTTCCTCTCGAAGTACGCCCTCTTCTTCTCGGCCATCGAGGCCGGGTTCTGGTGGCTCGCCGCAGTCGGCGCGATCAACAGCGCGCTGTCGCTGTTCTACTACAGCCGCGTCGTCAAGGCGATGTGGATCGAATCGCCCGCGAAGGACCTCGAGATCGAGAGCCGACCCGTCGGCCTCTACGCCGCGGTCCTGTTCGCGGGGCTCGGCACGCTGCTGCTGCTCCCCGGCTTCGGCCCGGTCATCGAGACCGCCCAGTCGGTCGCCGCGGCGCTGTTCTAA
- a CDS encoding DHH family phosphoesterase, producing MQRRLVLGCGSPVRGTIKRLAEWPGELTVVGECDRDALGTGIGGVNLTQAAPDDADAYPSRADLVFVGSDDDEMNAAAATAARSRYPNAELIAYVGLDADEAVRDRIGSVTDRIVDAERALHDRFRDLTIGLGASRLQRLFAALRQIDGRLAVVMHDNPDPDAIASALALSRVAAAVGVDADPCYFGEISHQENRALVNLLGLDLVELDEAEDISTYGGVALVDHSRPGVNDGLPEETDVDIVIDHHPPRAPVSAHFVDLRRDVGSTSTLLAEYLRRAGIDPDESLATALLFGIRIDTNDFSREVSAVDFEAAAWLLEHADLSLLDRVESPSMTSAVVETLARAIRNRDVRGDALASNVGAITDRDALAQAADRLLNMEGVRIAVVYGFKDGTVYVSGRARGTDVDLGETLRDALDAIGSAGGHADMAGAQIPLGILAEADEDSDAELATIVTDVIAGRFFETLDDATTLLDVGDEGTEWTYESPFESLEK from the coding sequence ATGCAACGGCGGCTGGTTCTCGGCTGCGGGTCGCCCGTCCGCGGAACCATCAAGCGACTCGCCGAGTGGCCGGGTGAGCTGACGGTCGTCGGCGAGTGCGACCGAGACGCGCTTGGGACCGGTATCGGCGGTGTCAACCTCACGCAAGCCGCCCCCGACGACGCGGACGCATACCCGTCACGGGCGGATCTGGTATTCGTCGGGAGCGACGACGACGAGATGAACGCGGCCGCCGCGACGGCCGCCAGATCGAGGTATCCGAACGCGGAACTGATCGCGTACGTCGGTCTCGACGCCGACGAGGCGGTGCGAGACCGGATCGGCTCAGTCACAGATCGGATCGTCGACGCCGAGCGAGCGCTCCACGATCGGTTTCGAGATCTGACGATCGGGCTCGGTGCGAGCCGCCTGCAGCGGCTGTTCGCGGCGCTGCGACAGATCGACGGCCGGTTGGCCGTCGTGATGCACGACAACCCCGACCCAGACGCCATCGCGAGCGCGCTCGCGCTGTCCCGCGTCGCCGCGGCCGTCGGCGTCGACGCAGACCCCTGCTACTTCGGTGAGATCTCCCACCAAGAGAACCGCGCGCTGGTCAACCTCTTGGGACTCGATCTGGTCGAACTCGACGAGGCGGAGGACATCTCGACGTACGGCGGTGTCGCGCTCGTCGATCACTCTCGCCCCGGCGTCAATGACGGACTCCCCGAGGAGACGGACGTCGACATCGTCATCGATCATCACCCGCCGCGTGCACCCGTGTCGGCGCACTTCGTCGATCTGCGACGCGACGTCGGCTCGACGAGCACGCTCCTCGCCGAATACCTTCGACGGGCGGGAATCGACCCCGACGAATCGCTCGCGACGGCGCTGCTTTTCGGCATCCGGATCGACACGAACGATTTCTCGCGGGAGGTCTCGGCGGTCGATTTCGAGGCCGCCGCGTGGCTGCTCGAACACGCCGATCTCTCGCTGCTCGACCGAGTGGAATCGCCCAGTATGACCTCCGCGGTGGTCGAGACGCTGGCTCGGGCGATCCGAAACCGCGACGTCCGCGGCGACGCGCTGGCGTCGAACGTCGGCGCGATCACCGACCGCGACGCCCTCGCACAGGCGGCCGACCGCCTCCTGAATATGGAGGGCGTCCGCATCGCCGTCGTCTACGGGTTCAAAGACGGAACCGTCTACGTCTCTGGCCGGGCTCGGGGGACCGACGTCGACCTCGGCGAGACGCTCAGGGACGCGCTCGACGCGATCGGCAGCGCCGGCGGCCACGCGGATATGGCCGGGGCACAGATTCCGCTCGGGATCCTCGCGGAGGCGGACGAGGACTCCGACGCGGAGCTGGCAACGATCGTCACAGACGTCATCGCCGGACGGTTCTTCGAAACGCTCGACGACGCGACGACGCTTCTAGACGTCGGTGACGAAGGGACGGAGTGGACGTACGAATCGCCGTTCGAGTCGCTCGAAAAGTGA